The Sporosarcina luteola genome contains a region encoding:
- a CDS encoding YitT family protein → MLSGIKFKNIFFIILGAAIFSFGLVHFNIQHELAEGGFTGITLILLFAFNWDPAIMNLLLNIPMFIIGWKLLGRKVFIYTIIGTVAVSVFLKIFMKYQFNIHLEGDMFLVALFAGVFIGVGLGIIFRYGGTTGGVDIIARLAHKYIGWSMGKTMFMFDAFVILLSWAVYLDHRSMMYTLVALFVGARVIDFVQEGAYAARGAFIISEAQDEIASTITLEMDRGVTVFRGYGHFTKSDREILYCVVGRNEMMRLKNIVTSIDPHAFVSVTDVHDVLGEGFTLDDQKRPLDH, encoded by the coding sequence TTGCTTAGTGGAATAAAATTTAAAAACATCTTTTTTATCATTCTGGGAGCCGCCATTTTCAGTTTCGGCCTTGTACATTTCAATATCCAGCACGAACTTGCAGAAGGCGGATTTACAGGAATCACCCTTATCCTCCTGTTTGCCTTCAACTGGGATCCTGCTATTATGAACCTTCTGTTGAACATTCCGATGTTCATCATCGGTTGGAAACTGCTCGGTAGGAAAGTTTTCATTTACACAATTATCGGCACAGTTGCGGTTTCGGTGTTCTTGAAAATCTTCATGAAATACCAGTTCAACATCCACTTGGAGGGGGACATGTTCCTCGTCGCACTGTTTGCAGGAGTTTTCATCGGAGTTGGGCTCGGCATCATTTTCCGGTATGGCGGAACAACTGGCGGTGTAGATATTATCGCACGTTTGGCGCATAAGTACATAGGCTGGAGCATGGGAAAAACAATGTTTATGTTTGACGCGTTCGTTATTTTGCTATCTTGGGCGGTCTACTTGGATCATCGGTCCATGATGTATACACTTGTCGCGTTATTTGTGGGCGCAAGGGTCATCGACTTTGTACAGGAAGGTGCATACGCCGCTAGAGGGGCTTTCATCATATCGGAGGCCCAGGACGAGATTGCTTCCACGATAACGCTTGAAATGGATCGGGGCGTTACTGTTTTCAGGGGTTATGGCCATTTCACGAAATCTGACCGTGAGATATTATATTGCGTTGTTGGCAGAAATGAAATGATGCGTTTGAAAAATATTGTTACGTCGATTGATCCGCATGCTTTTGTGTCTGTTACTGATGTGCATGATGTGTTGGGCGAAGGCTTTACACTTGATGACCAGAAACGGCCTTTGGATCATTGA
- a CDS encoding zinc metallopeptidase produces the protein MSFLVYLGIIILLPLYAQFKVKSTYNKYAKVRSTSGMNGAQVARLILDRNGLQDVKVVESKGILTDHYNPLTKTVALSSQNFHEASVAGTAIAAHEVGHAIQDAEAYAFLRFRHRLAPVANITSNASWGFIMIGIIFSSMNSLLGIGILLMAVGVLFQIVTLPVEFNASSRAMNQIVELGIIRNEEEPHAKKVLSAAAMTYVAATAVAVMELLRLILIFQSRD, from the coding sequence ATGTCATTTTTGGTTTACCTGGGTATTATCATTTTGCTTCCGTTGTATGCCCAATTCAAAGTGAAAAGTACGTATAATAAATATGCGAAAGTACGCTCAACATCTGGTATGAATGGAGCACAAGTTGCACGTCTCATCCTTGATCGCAATGGTTTACAAGATGTAAAAGTCGTTGAAAGCAAAGGTATTTTGACCGACCATTATAACCCATTAACTAAAACGGTTGCCTTATCATCCCAAAACTTCCATGAAGCTTCAGTTGCAGGTACAGCGATTGCAGCCCATGAAGTTGGACACGCAATCCAAGACGCTGAAGCTTATGCATTTTTGCGTTTCCGCCATCGATTGGCACCGGTAGCCAACATCACGTCAAATGCATCTTGGGGATTCATCATGATTGGAATAATCTTCTCAAGTATGAACTCTTTGCTCGGCATCGGGATTCTCTTAATGGCAGTGGGTGTTTTGTTCCAGATTGTTACACTACCTGTGGAATTTAATGCATCGAGCCGTGCGATGAACCAAATTGTTGAACTCGGAATCATCCGGAATGAAGAAGAGCCCCATGCGAAGAAGGTACTAAGCGCCGCTGCAATGACATACGTCGCTGCTACTGCAGTTGCCGTAATGGAATTGCTCCGCCTCATTCTTATTTTTCAAAGCAGAGACTAA
- a CDS encoding DUF1405 domain-containing protein: MISLVDRIWFLLTHKSFLWILLFINLLGTVYGYDWYMWQLEITEPKFWIFVPDSPTASLFFTLAIIGWLIGRNFKLIEALALITLVKYGLWAVVMNLLTMLEIGSLDPVGWMLIGSHFAMAVQAVLYSPLYRFEFKHIVIAAIWTLHNDVIDYVFGQMPIYHDLMKHMQQIGYFTFWLSIACIALAYTLWKNRKKGVKAIV, encoded by the coding sequence ATGATTTCTTTAGTCGATCGAATTTGGTTCTTGTTAACTCATAAATCATTCCTGTGGATTTTACTATTCATCAATCTGCTCGGCACGGTATACGGCTACGATTGGTATATGTGGCAATTGGAAATAACAGAACCGAAATTCTGGATTTTTGTACCGGATAGCCCTACGGCAAGCCTGTTCTTTACACTTGCAATCATCGGTTGGTTGATTGGCAGGAATTTCAAACTCATTGAAGCGCTGGCACTTATTACACTTGTCAAATACGGCTTATGGGCTGTTGTCATGAATCTGCTTACTATGCTGGAAATTGGCTCCTTAGATCCTGTCGGTTGGATGCTTATCGGTTCCCATTTCGCAATGGCCGTACAGGCAGTCCTCTATAGTCCTCTGTACCGATTCGAGTTCAAACATATCGTTATCGCGGCAATTTGGACATTGCATAATGATGTCATCGATTATGTATTCGGCCAAATGCCGATTTACCATGACTTGATGAAACATATGCAGCAAATCGGCTACTTTACATTCTGGCTCTCCATTGCATGTATCGCCTTAGCATATACTCTATGGAAAAACAGGAAAAAAGGGGTAAAAGCTATAGTGTGA
- the qcrB gene encoding menaquinol-cytochrome c reductase cytochrome b subunit: MLNKIYDWVDERLDITPIWRDIADHEVPEHVNPAHHFSAFIYCFGGLTFFVTVIQILSGMFLTMYYTPDIENAWKSVYYLQNEVAFGEIVRGMHHWGASLVIVMMFLHTLRVFFTGSYKKPRELNWIVGVLIFVTMLGLGFTGYLLPWDMKALFATKVGIEIAASVPFIGEQIKILLAGDSTILGAQTLTRFFAIHVFFLPAALLGLLAAHFIMIRRQGISGPL; this comes from the coding sequence GTGCTGAATAAAATTTATGATTGGGTTGACGAACGGTTGGATATCACCCCGATTTGGCGTGATATCGCTGACCACGAAGTACCTGAGCACGTAAACCCTGCACATCATTTTTCTGCATTCATTTATTGTTTCGGAGGTTTGACGTTTTTCGTAACGGTCATCCAGATTCTATCAGGTATGTTCCTTACAATGTACTATACCCCGGATATTGAAAATGCATGGAAATCCGTTTACTATCTTCAAAATGAAGTTGCATTCGGTGAGATTGTGCGTGGGATGCACCACTGGGGAGCATCGCTTGTTATCGTTATGATGTTCTTGCATACACTGCGTGTATTCTTTACAGGCTCGTATAAAAAGCCTCGAGAACTGAACTGGATCGTAGGCGTATTGATCTTCGTCACGATGTTAGGTCTAGGATTCACTGGTTATTTACTGCCTTGGGATATGAAAGCGTTGTTCGCGACTAAAGTAGGTATTGAAATTGCAGCATCGGTGCCATTCATCGGTGAGCAGATTAAAATCCTTCTAGCCGGCGACTCCACTATCCTTGGAGCTCAAACATTGACACGATTCTTTGCGATTCATGTATTTTTCCTACCTGCTGCTTTGCTTGGGTTGCTTGCGGCACACTTTATCATGATCAGAAGACAAGGAATCTCCGGTCCGCTATAA
- a CDS encoding CCA tRNA nucleotidyltransferase, with the protein MTSEFGTAPSRKVVCQLEDAGYEAVFVGGAVRDHLLGKEASDFDIATSATPEEVKQVFTHTIDVGLAHGTVLVILDDEPIEVTTYRTESTYTDHRRPDEVKFVRSLKEDLQRRDFTMNALALTLTGDLIDLFDGIKDLQNRQIRAVGNAADRFHEDALRMIRAVRFAAVLGFAIEEHTLQAIEENAASVVHVSVERIKVEMDKLWKGVDSGKALAMIVNTRLAEHLPLFPDDARLLSKCAPYSTAEQGWSALMLAGHFSAGEIAKAYKLSNREKDFLSNVQDALDNRQSSRFTVDDYYRFTLDVLIATEKIWQALHPSEHGIHFEEMKQMQDSLPIRSKADLLVDGKDLMEWTSQRGGRWVGEWMQKIEYAVLHQICPNDSEKIKEWFLNEYEHQE; encoded by the coding sequence ATGACATCTGAATTTGGAACGGCACCGAGTCGAAAAGTCGTCTGCCAATTGGAGGATGCAGGATACGAAGCGGTATTTGTTGGCGGAGCGGTCCGGGACCATTTGCTTGGCAAAGAGGCGTCTGATTTCGATATCGCCACGTCTGCGACTCCGGAAGAAGTGAAGCAGGTTTTCACCCATACAATTGATGTAGGGCTTGCACACGGGACTGTACTGGTAATTTTGGATGACGAACCGATCGAAGTGACGACGTACCGTACGGAAAGTACATATACGGATCATAGAAGGCCCGATGAAGTGAAATTCGTCAGGTCTTTGAAAGAGGATCTGCAACGCAGGGATTTCACTATGAATGCTTTGGCTTTGACGCTGACTGGTGATCTGATTGATCTTTTCGATGGCATCAAGGATCTTCAGAATCGTCAAATCCGGGCAGTCGGCAACGCAGCGGACAGATTTCATGAGGATGCGTTGCGCATGATCCGCGCGGTCCGTTTTGCTGCCGTTTTAGGGTTTGCAATCGAGGAACATACCTTACAGGCAATTGAAGAAAACGCTGCTAGTGTCGTTCATGTTTCTGTAGAACGGATCAAAGTGGAGATGGATAAATTATGGAAGGGCGTAGATTCCGGCAAGGCACTTGCAATGATCGTGAATACCCGCCTGGCGGAGCATTTGCCCCTATTTCCTGATGATGCACGTCTATTATCTAAATGCGCCCCTTATTCGACAGCAGAGCAAGGGTGGTCCGCATTGATGTTGGCAGGTCATTTTTCGGCTGGAGAGATTGCGAAGGCATATAAACTTTCCAACCGCGAGAAGGACTTTCTGTCAAACGTCCAAGATGCGCTTGATAACAGGCAGTCCAGTCGATTTACGGTTGATGATTATTACCGCTTTACATTGGACGTGTTGATTGCAACAGAAAAGATTTGGCAAGCCCTACATCCTTCAGAACATGGAATTCATTTCGAGGAAATGAAACAGATGCAAGATAGTTTGCCAATCCGTTCAAAGGCTGACCTGCTAGTTGATGGGAAAGACCTAATGGAGTGGACAAGCCAAAGAGGCGGCAGATGGGTTGGTGAATGGATGCAGAAAATCGAATATGCGGTGCTCCATCAAATTTGCCCGAACGATTCGGAAAAGATAAAGGAATGGTTTCTGAATGAATACGAACATCAAGAGTGA
- a CDS encoding tetratricopeptide repeat protein: protein MQLHDFEKAVLDGDIGQINELIDRVEKSGDFDLLYEASGLLVDYGYVGQADHIYEMLLSYMPDEPQLKIDRANTLMELGDEDDALLLLSEVTQDQEEYTQALLALADYYQMIGMAEAAIGKVKEALSRSPHEPVIRFAYAELLLDAGRYLESAKLYTELYNEGHNEIASIMIPLRLAETYSAGAAYEEALPYYEELLKDEQLPDTLFGAAFAYYQSRQPEKSVQLLEQLIEMDPDYFSAYMLAGQAQSQLGNDEQAYGFFEQGIKRDEFDKELRLSAGKSALKLGIPLEAEEHLQQAIALDPEYIDAIVTLASLYNQQEEDEKLLSLLTEMNEEQMDIPLLSAFKAYALEREEQYAHAYVSYSKAYVGMKDDPSFLDKYARFLLDEGKRDEAIEVVKTLVMLEQPEEWTAFLETLNDEEV from the coding sequence ATGCAGTTACATGATTTTGAAAAAGCGGTACTCGATGGAGATATCGGGCAAATAAATGAATTGATTGACCGTGTGGAAAAGTCCGGGGATTTTGATCTGCTTTATGAAGCATCAGGTTTATTGGTCGATTACGGATATGTCGGACAAGCTGACCATATTTACGAAATGTTGCTGTCCTATATGCCTGATGAGCCCCAATTGAAGATTGACCGGGCCAACACATTGATGGAACTCGGGGATGAAGATGATGCATTGCTGTTGCTTTCGGAGGTGACGCAAGATCAGGAGGAGTATACCCAGGCGCTGTTAGCTCTAGCCGATTATTATCAAATGATCGGAATGGCGGAGGCGGCTATCGGAAAGGTGAAAGAAGCCTTATCGCGATCACCTCATGAGCCTGTCATCCGTTTTGCGTATGCTGAACTGCTGCTAGATGCAGGAAGATATCTCGAATCCGCAAAACTTTACACCGAACTTTACAATGAAGGCCATAATGAAATTGCTAGTATAATGATTCCGCTCAGACTGGCTGAAACGTATAGCGCTGGAGCTGCATACGAGGAAGCATTGCCTTATTATGAGGAACTTTTGAAAGATGAGCAGCTTCCCGATACGCTATTTGGTGCAGCGTTTGCCTATTACCAGAGTAGACAGCCGGAAAAGTCGGTCCAGTTGCTTGAACAATTGATTGAAATGGATCCTGATTACTTCTCTGCATATATGCTCGCAGGTCAGGCGCAATCCCAATTGGGCAATGATGAACAGGCCTATGGCTTTTTCGAGCAGGGTATCAAGCGTGACGAATTTGATAAAGAACTCCGCCTGTCCGCGGGCAAATCGGCGTTGAAGCTCGGAATCCCCCTCGAAGCGGAAGAACATTTACAGCAAGCGATTGCTCTGGATCCCGAATATATAGATGCGATTGTCACACTCGCATCCCTCTATAATCAGCAGGAAGAAGACGAAAAATTATTATCATTGCTGACCGAAATGAATGAAGAGCAGATGGACATTCCACTATTGTCGGCTTTCAAAGCATATGCACTGGAAAGAGAGGAACAATATGCACATGCATACGTATCTTACAGTAAGGCATATGTTGGAATGAAGGATGATCCATCTTTTCTGGATAAATACGCAAGATTCCTTTTGGATGAAGGAAAACGTGATGAAGCTATCGAAGTAGTTAAGACGTTGGTAATGCTAGAACAACCTGAGGAATGGACCGCTTTTCTTGAAACGTTGAATGACGAGGAGGTGTGA
- the dapB gene encoding 4-hydroxy-tetrahydrodipicolinate reductase has protein sequence MKIKVAIAGARGRMGTTAIEAIEAAKDAEVVAALDYKFDGLHLHNGVINEEKKGIPIYTSLSQLYAELQPAVLLDVTDPDAVFRNVKDALTLGVHPVVGTSGLTKQELETIFEMVESTQIGGIIAPNFSIGAVLMMKFAAQAARYLGDVEILEMHHDRKLDAPSGTAVKTAEMIKENRPAHIQGHPEEQVHLEGARGADVEGMKIHSVRLPGLLAHQQVLLGGEGELLTLRHDSFDRKSFMPGIMMAIREVIGRKDLVYGLENIID, from the coding sequence ATGAAAATAAAAGTGGCCATCGCCGGAGCTCGGGGAAGAATGGGAACTACGGCGATAGAAGCGATAGAAGCAGCTAAAGATGCAGAAGTGGTAGCTGCACTTGATTATAAATTCGATGGTTTGCATTTACATAACGGTGTTATAAATGAAGAGAAAAAAGGTATTCCAATTTACACATCGCTTTCACAGCTTTATGCAGAGCTTCAACCAGCAGTACTGTTGGATGTGACTGATCCAGATGCCGTATTTAGAAATGTTAAAGATGCTTTGACGCTTGGCGTCCATCCGGTTGTTGGGACGTCCGGTCTGACAAAGCAAGAGTTGGAAACGATTTTCGAGATGGTGGAATCAACACAAATCGGAGGAATCATCGCACCGAACTTTTCAATCGGCGCAGTACTCATGATGAAATTCGCAGCGCAGGCGGCCCGCTATTTGGGGGATGTCGAGATTCTGGAAATGCATCATGATCGGAAATTGGATGCTCCTTCAGGAACGGCTGTAAAAACAGCGGAAATGATTAAAGAAAATAGGCCGGCTCATATCCAAGGACATCCTGAAGAGCAGGTCCATTTGGAAGGGGCTCGCGGAGCCGATGTGGAAGGGATGAAAATCCACAGCGTCCGGTTGCCTGGTCTGCTAGCCCACCAACAAGTGCTTCTCGGAGGAGAAGGGGAATTATTAACACTACGACATGATTCATTTGACAGGAAGAGCTTTATGCCAGGCATCATGATGGCGATCCGGGAAGTGATCGGTCGGAAAGATCTTGTGTATGGCTTGGAGAATATTATCGATTAA
- a CDS encoding ubiquinol-cytochrome c reductase iron-sulfur subunit, protein MMSSKVSRRQFLSYTLMGVGGFMVSATLMPMVRFAVDPVLQPKGEGDFIPTPQKVDELSETPVRVDFTIKDRKDGWYKSDVSNTAWVYKEGDTVIALSPVCKHLGCTVNWEGDEKHKNEFFCPCHNGRYEKNGKNIPGSPPLGPLDEYVVEVVDGYVHLGKTVPNTLV, encoded by the coding sequence CTGATGAGCAGCAAAGTGTCTAGACGCCAATTCCTAAGTTATACATTAATGGGTGTCGGTGGATTCATGGTTTCAGCTACGTTGATGCCGATGGTCCGCTTTGCGGTCGATCCAGTATTGCAACCAAAAGGTGAAGGTGATTTCATTCCGACTCCACAAAAAGTGGACGAGTTGTCTGAAACTCCTGTACGTGTTGACTTTACTATTAAAGATCGTAAGGATGGATGGTACAAGTCCGACGTATCGAACACAGCTTGGGTCTATAAAGAAGGCGATACGGTCATCGCACTTTCTCCTGTCTGTAAGCACCTTGGATGCACGGTGAACTGGGAAGGCGACGAGAAGCATAAGAACGAATTCTTCTGCCCTTGCCATAATGGACGTTATGAGAAAAACGGTAAAAACATACCGGGATCTCCACCACTCGGACCACTTGATGAATATGTGGTAGAAGTCGTGGATGGCTATGTACATCTTGGAAAGACGGTTCCAAACACATTAGTTTAA
- a CDS encoding DUF2487 family protein has protein sequence MNWTGKDMDTYLLQKEYIDTLVIPLVKVETKMDNMKNSASSTEFVMHLASLIETQFKGRMMFAPPFAYTPETDQQHMAQTTLQEFSTTTFKHVFFLTTDHTWTSMELPGQVIWLPSIPLENMDASLRQSILEDQLRQALPKFTEEWAKQ, from the coding sequence ATGAATTGGACAGGCAAGGACATGGATACATATTTGCTTCAAAAAGAATATATCGATACATTGGTGATACCGCTTGTAAAAGTTGAAACGAAGATGGATAATATGAAGAATAGCGCTTCATCGACAGAATTCGTCATGCATTTGGCTTCCCTCATTGAAACTCAATTCAAAGGGAGAATGATGTTTGCTCCGCCTTTCGCTTATACACCGGAAACGGATCAACAACATATGGCGCAAACGACATTGCAGGAATTTTCCACTACTACTTTCAAACATGTTTTTTTCTTGACGACGGATCACACTTGGACATCAATGGAGTTGCCAGGACAAGTCATTTGGTTGCCATCCATCCCGCTTGAAAATATGGATGCTTCTTTACGGCAATCAATTCTTGAAGATCAACTGCGCCAAGCACTCCCGAAATTTACCGAGGAATGGGCGAAACAATAA
- a CDS encoding ReoY family proteolytic degradation factor, translated as MTAMIPVAAKKDFVRWFLKRYKLKRRECVWILNYLLSHEQLLQNVHFTDEAHYCPRAMVISTINSESIPFRFYKGNLMTADAEKSFHDLRLHPDEKMYIQLNFPNSHACPQYASVREENPFLPAELQVSARDRKIAEQLLEESAASMSLDLLMRRVDEALDANDRERFLILSAMLNDMKITKE; from the coding sequence ATGACAGCCATGATTCCTGTCGCTGCCAAAAAAGACTTCGTACGGTGGTTTTTAAAGCGCTATAAATTGAAGCGCCGGGAATGTGTGTGGATTCTGAATTATCTTCTAAGCCATGAACAACTACTTCAAAACGTCCACTTTACGGATGAGGCACATTATTGTCCGCGGGCGATGGTGATTTCTACAATAAACTCAGAAAGCATCCCTTTCCGATTTTACAAAGGCAATCTCATGACGGCAGATGCGGAAAAATCATTCCATGATCTCCGACTCCATCCTGATGAAAAAATGTACATTCAGCTGAATTTTCCAAACAGCCATGCTTGTCCTCAATATGCGAGTGTACGAGAGGAAAATCCATTCCTTCCGGCTGAGCTTCAGGTGAGTGCACGAGATCGTAAGATTGCCGAGCAGCTGCTCGAAGAAAGTGCTGCCTCTATGTCCCTGGATTTGCTTATGAGGAGAGTCGATGAAGCACTTGACGCCAATGACCGGGAACGGTTCCTCATTCTATCGGCAATGCTGAACGATATGAAAATCACAAAAGAGTAA
- the bshA gene encoding N-acetyl-alpha-D-glucosaminyl L-malate synthase BshA: MKKLKVGIICYPTVGGSGVVATELGLKMAERGHEMHFITSSRPFRVPDVQPNIYFHEVKIDGYAVFKYPPYDIALANRIARVIEEEGLDLLHVHYAVPHAISAALGKDMANSDIGVITTLHGTDVTILGHDPALKNTVRYGIDKSDMTTAVSESLRQDTLSLIEPQNEIKTIYNFIDEEKYRPVNPGSLKTDMGIREDEKVIIHISNFRSVKRIGDIIDSFKLIRKEVDAKLVLVGTGPEKLEMMEKARKEGLVKDIIFTGKRDDLPELLAISDVMFLLSEKEAFGLVLLEGFACGVPAIATNIGGIPEVVEDGTNGFLVELGDVEAAAMKAKMLLEDPFMHGNFRESALRTVRDKFNSATIVLEYEKLYYRVAGLK, encoded by the coding sequence ATGAAAAAATTGAAAGTCGGTATAATATGTTATCCAACAGTGGGGGGGTCCGGGGTTGTCGCAACAGAGCTCGGATTGAAAATGGCGGAAAGGGGACATGAAATGCATTTTATCACTTCGAGTCGGCCTTTCCGTGTCCCGGATGTCCAACCTAATATTTATTTCCACGAAGTTAAGATTGACGGTTATGCCGTTTTCAAATATCCGCCTTACGATATCGCTTTAGCGAATCGGATTGCACGGGTGATTGAAGAGGAAGGACTAGATCTTTTGCACGTCCATTACGCAGTCCCTCATGCCATTTCGGCAGCTCTCGGTAAGGATATGGCGAATTCCGACATAGGTGTCATTACAACATTGCATGGGACGGACGTGACGATTCTAGGTCATGATCCTGCTTTAAAAAACACGGTCCGTTATGGAATCGACAAATCTGACATGACGACAGCCGTTTCGGAATCCCTGCGACAGGATACGCTATCATTAATTGAACCGCAAAATGAAATAAAGACAATCTATAATTTCATCGATGAAGAGAAATACCGGCCGGTCAATCCTGGTTCATTAAAAACCGATATGGGAATCCGGGAAGATGAAAAGGTCATCATCCATATTTCAAATTTCCGCAGTGTCAAAAGGATAGGGGATATTATTGATAGTTTCAAACTTATCCGCAAGGAAGTCGATGCGAAATTAGTATTGGTAGGCACGGGTCCTGAAAAGCTTGAAATGATGGAGAAGGCAAGAAAAGAGGGATTGGTAAAGGATATCATCTTCACAGGGAAACGGGATGACTTACCGGAACTTTTAGCAATCAGTGATGTCATGTTCCTATTATCTGAAAAAGAGGCATTTGGCCTCGTGCTTCTTGAAGGATTTGCTTGCGGCGTGCCTGCGATCGCAACAAATATTGGCGGTATCCCCGAAGTGGTCGAGGACGGGACAAATGGATTCCTTGTCGAGTTGGGAGACGTGGAAGCTGCGGCAATGAAAGCGAAAATGCTTCTTGAAGATCCATTCATGCATGGAAACTTCCGCGAAAGTGCGCTCAGGACAGTCCGCGATAAATTCAATTCTGCTACCATTGTTCTTGAATATGAAAAGCTGTACTACAGGGTGGCGGGTTTAAAATGA
- a CDS encoding menaquinol-cytochrome c reductase cytochrome b/c subunit: protein MQRGKGMKFVGDSRIKAEGKMPNVPKDYSEYPGKTEAFWPNFLLKEWIIGAIFLIGYLILTVAHPSPLERQADPTDTTYIPVPDWYFLSMYQLLKYEFASGPYNVIGAIIMPGLAIGALMLVPFMDTSKERRPFKRPLPTAFMLLSFAALFYLTWESVVNHDWEKAKAQGAIVEEVQFDPESEGYQIYAGSTCIGCHGDAFQGGLGPALSNTGLSADEIVDIAHNGIGTMPPNQWDGSEEDLQKLAEFLEGLKTAE, encoded by the coding sequence ATGCAACGCGGAAAAGGTATGAAATTTGTTGGTGACTCGCGCATCAAAGCTGAAGGCAAGATGCCGAATGTCCCTAAAGACTACTCGGAATATCCGGGTAAAACAGAAGCTTTCTGGCCGAACTTCCTCTTGAAAGAGTGGATTATCGGTGCCATCTTCCTAATCGGATATTTAATCCTGACAGTTGCCCATCCGTCTCCGCTTGAACGTCAAGCAGACCCTACGGATACAACATACATACCGGTTCCAGACTGGTATTTCCTATCCATGTACCAATTGCTTAAGTATGAATTCGCTTCCGGACCATATAACGTCATCGGAGCGATCATCATGCCAGGCTTGGCTATCGGAGCTTTAATGCTAGTTCCGTTCATGGATACATCGAAAGAGCGCCGTCCATTCAAACGCCCTCTTCCAACTGCTTTCATGCTCCTTTCTTTCGCAGCTCTATTCTATTTGACATGGGAATCCGTTGTGAACCATGACTGGGAAAAAGCGAAAGCACAAGGTGCAATTGTTGAAGAGGTTCAATTCGATCCAGAGTCTGAAGGTTATCAAATCTATGCTGGATCCACATGTATCGGCTGTCATGGTGACGCCTTCCAGGGTGGATTAGGACCAGCGCTAAGCAACACTGGCCTTTCAGCAGATGAGATTGTAGATATCGCGCATAATGGTATTGGTACAATGCCTCCGAATCAGTGGGATGGCTCAGAGGAAGACTTGCAAAAACTAGCAGAGTTCCTAGAAGGCTTGAAAACAGCAGAGTAA
- a CDS encoding nucleotide pyrophosphohydrolase, with protein sequence MNTITNEGDGSKLEQAKTMKNMQEEVHSYISGFEEGYFPPMEMLARLTEELGELSREVQHVYGMKKKKDSEEIKSLEEETGDLLFVLVCFANSQGISLEDALMGVLNKFKKRDADRWTKKEDF encoded by the coding sequence ATGAATACGATAACAAATGAAGGAGACGGAAGCAAATTGGAACAAGCTAAAACGATGAAAAACATGCAGGAAGAAGTCCATTCATACATATCGGGCTTTGAAGAAGGTTATTTCCCTCCGATGGAAATGCTGGCCAGGCTCACAGAAGAGCTTGGTGAACTCTCTCGGGAAGTGCAGCATGTTTACGGTATGAAGAAGAAAAAGGATAGTGAAGAAATCAAATCGTTGGAAGAAGAAACAGGTGACTTGCTGTTTGTTCTCGTCTGTTTTGCAAATTCACAAGGCATCAGCTTGGAAGACGCACTGATGGGCGTATTAAATAAATTTAAAAAGCGCGATGCAGACCGATGGACAAAAAAGGAGGATTTTTGA